One genomic region from Bubalus bubalis isolate 160015118507 breed Murrah chromosome 24, NDDB_SH_1, whole genome shotgun sequence encodes:
- the ZNF394 gene encoding zinc finger protein 394 isoform X1, with the protein MSWSWTASQSTIAPPALGDGLWTVKVEEDSLGSGESDRPWDCPDPETFRCHFRQFRYQEVAGPEEALSRLRELCCRWLRPEVHSKEQILELLVLEQFLTILPQEIQAWVRKHCPQSGEEAAALVRSLQRQPAGTSRQGLVTVQDVAVSLTWEEWERLDPAQKHFFRESAPKDHGNAVSPSSETRIENKELIPKQEILEVELQGQLQGFQEKAPLSSECGDAQDRREKSLGDPSSLKRENSPEDQGVTHISDLRNGPSEEGDVKNKEFRTSAESSDFVPGQYVPTARRPVTGDEYGNNCQHRLDIVKPHESLNSEENRHHSGLFETQRWFHEERPYTCDSCEKSFKQRSDLLKHHRIHTGERPYGCSVCGRRFSQSATLIKHQRTHTGEKPYTCPKCGDSFRQSSNLSRHQRTHLGEKHYTCNNFRETCHTSSHFSQQRTHNEERPYLCEECDKSFKRCSDLSKHQRIHTGEKPYGCPVCGRRFSQSATLIKHQRTHTGEKPYTCPRCGDSFRQSSHLSRHQRTHLGEKHYTCKECGENCRTSSRFRHQRTHKGERPHTCEECNKSFKRSSDLSKHQRIHTGEKPYGCSVCGKHFSQSATLIKHRRTHTGEKPYRCLDCGGSFRQSSHLVRHQRIHRNKVPSF; encoded by the exons ATGAGTTGGAGCTGGACCGCAAGTCAAAGCACGATCGCCCCTCCGGCCCTAGGTGATGGACTTTGGACAGTGAAAGTGGAGGAAGACTCCCTCGGAAGTGGGGAGTCCGACCGGCCCTGGGACTGTCCGGATCCCGAAACTTTCCGATGTCATTTTAGGCAGTTCCGTTATCAGGAGGTGGCTGGACCGGAAGAGGCGCTGAGCCGGCTCAGGGAACTTTGTTGTCGATGGCTGAGGCCAGAGGTGCACTCGAAAGAGCAGATCCTGGAGCTGCTGGTGCTGGAGCAGTTCCTGACTATCCTGCCCCAGGAGATCCAAGCCTGGGTGCGGAAGCACTGCCCGCAGAGCGGGGAGGAGGCGGCCGCCCTGGTGCGGTCTCTTCAGAGGCAGCCTGCTGGGACCTCACGCCAG GGGTTGGTGACAGTCCAGGATGTGGCCGTGTCTCTAACCTGGGAGGAGTGGGAGCGTCTGGACCCAGCACAGAAGCACTTCTTCAGGGAGAGTGCACCGAAGGATCATGGAAATGCAGTCTCACCAA GTtcggaaaccagaattgagaacAAAGAGTTGATTCCAAAGCAAGAAATTCTAGAAGTGGAGCTTCAAGGGCAGCTACAAGGATTTCAGGAGAAGGCTCCCCTATCTTCTGAGTGTGGTGATGCCCAGGACAGGAGAGAGAAGTCCTTGGGAGACCCCTCATCGCTAAAACGTGAAAATTCTCCTGAAGATCAGGGAGTCACCCACATCTCAGATCTCAGGAATGGTCCCAGCGAAGAAGGAGACGTCAAAAACAAAGAATTCAGGACCAGTGCTGAGAGTTCAGACTTTGTTCCTGGTCAGTACGTCCCAACAGCAAGGAGACCCGTCACTGGGGATGAATATGGGAACAACTGCCAACACAGGTTAGACATAGTGAAACCTCATGAATCTCTCAACAGTGAGGAAAATCGCCATCATTCGGGCCTATTTGAGACTCAGAGGTGGTTCCATGAAGAAAGACCTTACACATGTGACAGCTGTGAGAAGAGCTTCAAACAGCGTTCCGACCTCCTTAAACACCATCGAATCCACACTGGGGAGAGGCCCTATGGGTGTTCTGTGTGTGGGAGGCGCTTCAGTCAGAGCGCCACCCTCATTAAACACCAGAGGACACACACCGGTGAGAAGCCGTACACGTGTCCCAAGTGTGGGGACAGCTTCCGACAGAGCTCAAATCTCAGTCGACATCAGAGAACCCACCTGGGGGAGAAGCACTATACCTGTAACAACTTCAGGGAAACCTGCCACACCTCCAGCCATTTTAGTCAGCAGAGGACACACAATGAGGAGCGACCCTACTTGTGTGAGGAGTGCGACAAGAGCTTCAAACGCTGCTCCGACCTCTCCAAACACCAGAGGATCCACACCGGCGAGAAGCCCTACGGGTGTCCTGTGTGTGGGAGGCGCTTCAGTCAGAGCGCGACCCTCATTAAACACCAGCGGACACACACCGGAGAGAAGCCCTACACGTGTCCCAGGTGTGGGGACAGCTTCCGACAGAGCTCACACCTCAGCCGGCATCAGAGAACCCACCTAGGGGAGAAGCACTACACGTGTAAGGAGTGCGGGGAGAACTGCCGCACCTCCAGTCGTTTTAGACACCAGAGGACACACAAGGGGGAGCGACCCCACACGTGTGAGGAGTGCAACAAGAGCTTCAAACGCTCTTCCGACCTCTCCAAACACCAGAGGATCCACACCGGCGAGAAGCCCTACGGGTGTTCTGTGTGCGGGAAGCACTTCAGTCAGAGCGCGACCCTCATTAAACACCGGAGAACTCACACCGGAGAGAAACCTTACAGATGTCTCGACTGTGGGGGCAGCTTCAGACAGAGCTCACACCTCGTCCGACACCAAAGAATCCACAGAAATAAAGTCCCATCATTTTGA
- the ZNF394 gene encoding zinc finger protein 394 isoform X2 — translation MAEARGALERADPGAAGAGAVPDYPAPGDPSLGAEALPAERGGGGRPGAVSSEAACWDLTPGSETRIENKELIPKQEILEVELQGQLQGFQEKAPLSSECGDAQDRREKSLGDPSSLKRENSPEDQGVTHISDLRNGPSEEGDVKNKEFRTSAESSDFVPGQYVPTARRPVTGDEYGNNCQHRLDIVKPHESLNSEENRHHSGLFETQRWFHEERPYTCDSCEKSFKQRSDLLKHHRIHTGERPYGCSVCGRRFSQSATLIKHQRTHTGEKPYTCPKCGDSFRQSSNLSRHQRTHLGEKHYTCNNFRETCHTSSHFSQQRTHNEERPYLCEECDKSFKRCSDLSKHQRIHTGEKPYGCPVCGRRFSQSATLIKHQRTHTGEKPYTCPRCGDSFRQSSHLSRHQRTHLGEKHYTCKECGENCRTSSRFRHQRTHKGERPHTCEECNKSFKRSSDLSKHQRIHTGEKPYGCSVCGKHFSQSATLIKHRRTHTGEKPYRCLDCGGSFRQSSHLVRHQRIHRNKVPSF, via the exons ATGGCTGAGGCCAGAGGTGCACTCGAAAGAGCAGATCCTGGAGCTGCTGGTGCTGGAGCAGTTCCTGACTATCCTGCCCCAGGAGATCCAAGCCTGGGTGCGGAAGCACTGCCCGCAGAGCGGGGAGGAGGCGGCCGCCCTGGTGCGGTCTCTTCAGAGGCAGCCTGCTGGGACCTCACGCCAG GTtcggaaaccagaattgagaacAAAGAGTTGATTCCAAAGCAAGAAATTCTAGAAGTGGAGCTTCAAGGGCAGCTACAAGGATTTCAGGAGAAGGCTCCCCTATCTTCTGAGTGTGGTGATGCCCAGGACAGGAGAGAGAAGTCCTTGGGAGACCCCTCATCGCTAAAACGTGAAAATTCTCCTGAAGATCAGGGAGTCACCCACATCTCAGATCTCAGGAATGGTCCCAGCGAAGAAGGAGACGTCAAAAACAAAGAATTCAGGACCAGTGCTGAGAGTTCAGACTTTGTTCCTGGTCAGTACGTCCCAACAGCAAGGAGACCCGTCACTGGGGATGAATATGGGAACAACTGCCAACACAGGTTAGACATAGTGAAACCTCATGAATCTCTCAACAGTGAGGAAAATCGCCATCATTCGGGCCTATTTGAGACTCAGAGGTGGTTCCATGAAGAAAGACCTTACACATGTGACAGCTGTGAGAAGAGCTTCAAACAGCGTTCCGACCTCCTTAAACACCATCGAATCCACACTGGGGAGAGGCCCTATGGGTGTTCTGTGTGTGGGAGGCGCTTCAGTCAGAGCGCCACCCTCATTAAACACCAGAGGACACACACCGGTGAGAAGCCGTACACGTGTCCCAAGTGTGGGGACAGCTTCCGACAGAGCTCAAATCTCAGTCGACATCAGAGAACCCACCTGGGGGAGAAGCACTATACCTGTAACAACTTCAGGGAAACCTGCCACACCTCCAGCCATTTTAGTCAGCAGAGGACACACAATGAGGAGCGACCCTACTTGTGTGAGGAGTGCGACAAGAGCTTCAAACGCTGCTCCGACCTCTCCAAACACCAGAGGATCCACACCGGCGAGAAGCCCTACGGGTGTCCTGTGTGTGGGAGGCGCTTCAGTCAGAGCGCGACCCTCATTAAACACCAGCGGACACACACCGGAGAGAAGCCCTACACGTGTCCCAGGTGTGGGGACAGCTTCCGACAGAGCTCACACCTCAGCCGGCATCAGAGAACCCACCTAGGGGAGAAGCACTACACGTGTAAGGAGTGCGGGGAGAACTGCCGCACCTCCAGTCGTTTTAGACACCAGAGGACACACAAGGGGGAGCGACCCCACACGTGTGAGGAGTGCAACAAGAGCTTCAAACGCTCTTCCGACCTCTCCAAACACCAGAGGATCCACACCGGCGAGAAGCCCTACGGGTGTTCTGTGTGCGGGAAGCACTTCAGTCAGAGCGCGACCCTCATTAAACACCGGAGAACTCACACCGGAGAGAAACCTTACAGATGTCTCGACTGTGGGGGCAGCTTCAGACAGAGCTCACACCTCGTCCGACACCAAAGAATCCACAGAAATAAAGTCCCATCATTTTGA